ACAAGTTAACTTTagtaaacaaaaaacaaaattgaatgaACAATAACAAGTTAACAACCATATGTAACTTTTGTTTGTTCTTACTTGTATATTGGTTCCTGCAAATTTAGGAGGCACacagagagaagagaagggaaatGAACCCACTGAGGAAACAATGAAAGTCCTTTGGAGAATGCATCTATGTGGATTGATTATTTATATACAAAGAACCATGCTATTTTACACTGGTCAAAAGTAGATTCCATGAATGTGATGTTGTTTAGCCATGAGGGCAGATAGCTATTTTTCTAAAATAGATGAAACACGGAAGGCACACTGCATATATGGCAAGCCTCTCTGTTTTGTTTCTAAAGAATTTTGTTCTAATTCATCATTTTCATATGTAACTTTACAATGTTATATTTAGTAATGTTAGGGTATCAGCGCAATGCGGAAGCACAGAATCGAGATAATTGAGAATTAAAGAGAAGTAAAAGTACAGTGGCAAGAAAAAGAACACACAAGATTTACGTGGAAAAACCCTCCCAATGTGAGAGGTAAAAAACCACGGGCGATCACGAGCAAAGTTCCACTATGTAAAAGGGAGAGTACAACAAATCCTCTTATAGAAATGAGGACAAAGAGAAATATTTTTCTCACAAAATAACTCTCTCAAATGAAACTAGAATTCTCACCAAAAACCAAATGACACAAAACAAGTGTGCCAATGTTTCTTTGAATCCTCTCTCGTGTATATGCACTCTATGTGTGATGCTTCTGAAGCCTTGTCTTTGCAGCAATATATATAGGCATATAACCAATCCTTAAGGGTGAAGCAAAGGAGGCAGCAATTGCCACGTAGAAATATAGCAAGGAGGAGGTGTAATGTTTAGAACAAAAATTGTCTTTGTCATGCTTGCTGAATTAAAGGTGAGTCATGCAGATTTGGATGTGGCATGATATGAAGCAATTTAGCAATTGCTTAGTCACCTAAATTCATGATGTATCACAAGCTGGAGGTGGATCAAGAAGCATGAGGTGTAACATGCTTAGAGAGTGGGAGAATTTAGAACCACAATTTctaacaatctccaccttggttCGAATTCGACAAGTGCTCGTCGCCAAATAAAGCCCCGAAGGGCGCTCAAGTACTGAAGAGACCAACCAAGTCCAGGCAATGCTGGAACTTGGAATATGGAAGTGGCTTGGTAAGCATATCTGCTGGATTCTCATACGTGTGAATCTTTTCAACTAAGATTTCACCGGCAACAACAATATCTCGGATAAAGTGGCGCTTTACATCAATGTGTTTGGTCCTGTCGTGATAACGATTATTCTTGGTCAAGTGAATAGCACTCTGGCTATCGCAAAACACAGTAAGAACACCCTGTGTAAGACCAAGTTCATTGACCAAACCTCGAAGCCAAATAGCCTCCTTGACACCCTCTGTTGCTGAAATATACTCCGCTTCAGTCGTAGACAATGCAACAATAGATTGAAGTGTAGCTTTCCAGCTGATAGCACCATTACAGAGAGTAAAGATGTAACCTGAAAGAGATCTCCTTCGATCAAGATCACCACCATAATCTGAGTCAACATAACCTACAACATCATCGGTTGTAGCCATGCTTCTGTCAAATACCAAGCCAATATGAAAAGTACCTTTTAGATACCGAAAAATCCATTTTACAGCACTCCAGTGATTCTTGCCAGGATTGTGCATATACCGACTTACCATGCTAACAGCATATGCTAAATCTGGCCTAGTGCATACCATGGCATACATAAGACTGCCAACTGCACTAGCATAAGGAACAAGCGATATACGCTTCATTTCTTCCTCTGTGTCTGGGCAAAATTCTGAAGATAACTTGAAATGTGCAGCAAGTGGAGTAGAAACAGGATTGCAATCATTCATATTAAACCTATCAAGCACTCTCTCAATATATTTCTGTTGAGATAAGAACAGTTTACCAGCTTGACGGTCCCTGCGAATCTCCATACCAAGAATTTTCTTTGCTGCACCTAATTCTTTCATCTCAAACTCATTACTGAGTTGAGTTTTCAATTTCCGGATCAAAGACTTGTCACGTGATGCAATTaacatatcatcaacataaagtaaCAAGTATATGAAGGATCcatcttgaaaattttgaaagtaAATACAGTCATCAAATTGACTCCTGCAATAATTTTGCCCAATCATGAAAGAATCAAACCTCTTGTACCACTGTCTGGGAGCTTGCTTAAGGCCATATAAGGATTTCTTCAATCGACAGACAAGATGCTCCTTACCAGGAACAATAAATCCCTCGAGTTGCTCCATGTAGATTTCTTCTTCCAACTCTCCATGTAGAAAAGCTGTCTTTACATCAAGTTGCTCCAATTCCAAATCAAACAAAGCAACAAAAGCAAGCAAAACACGAATGGAAGTGTGACGAACAACAGGTGAGAATATCTCATTAAAGTCAATACCTTCCTTTTGATTAAAGCCTTTAACGACTAGTCGTGCTTTGCATCTTGGATCTTCAACCCCGGGAATGCCGTCTTTCTTCTTATAGACCCATTTACACCTTAAGGGTCGCTTGCCTTTAGGAAGCTCTGTCAAAGCCCAAGTACTATTTTTATGAAGACTCTCAACTTCTTCATTCATAGCCACTAGCCACTGAGAAGACTCAACACAAGAAACAGCTTCAGTGTAGCTGGCAGGCTCAACGCCATCATTTACCTCTTGTGCAATAGACAATGCATAAGCAACTAAATTGTCATCATTAATGTATCTAGCTGGCTTTCTGATTTGTCTTCTAGTTCTGTCTCGAGCAATAGAATAATCATCTCCTTGTTGTTGAATAGGAGAAGTGGTACTATCATCACGATCATCATCAGCATGGTGATCATCGATGCTTGATTCATTTGTAGAGGAAGATGGAACATCGACATCAGGAGTTGCAGGCTTTAATACAAACTCCACCTTCTCGCTAGTACCCTGCAGTTTATCTGTACTAGTAGAAGAAGACACAGAAGACTGTTTTCCATAAGATAATAATGCATCCTCATTAAAAGTCACATCTCTGCTAAGAATTAACTTTTGTGACTTTGAATTAGAGCACCATAAACGATACCCCTTAGATTCAGATGTGTAACCAAGAAATATGCACTCAACAGCTCTTGGAGCTAATTTACCATCATTGGCATGTGCATATGCAGGACATCCGAAAATTCTTAATTTAGAATAATCAACAGGATTACCTGACCAAATTTCTTCTGGAATTTTGAAGTCAAGCGCCGAATGTGGAGAGCGGTTGACCAAGTAACATGCCGTAGATGCTGCCTCGGTCCAAAAATCACGTCGATGTCATAACCCAGCATTTGAGAGCATGCAACGAGCTCTCTCAAGTAGAGTCCTGTTCATCCGTTCTGCAACACCATTTTGCTGGGGATTCCTTGGAATGGTTTTGTGTCTAGCAATACCATGATTTGCGCAGAACTCATTAAAGTCACCACTACAGAACTCTAATCCATTATCTGTTCTGAGCTTCTTCACTTTCTTCCCTGTCTGAGTTTCAACAAGAGTTTTCCACTTCTTGAAAGTAGGAAAAGTCTCATTTTTATGCCGCAGAAAATAAACCCAAACTTTACGGGAAAAATCATCAATAATAGTCATCATATAGCGGCGTCCTCCATAGGAAGGAGATTTAGAAGGCCCCCAAAGGTCAGAATGAATATAATCAAGAATACCTTTGGTACGGTGAGTTGCAGTGGAGAAACTAACCTTTTTCTGTTTCCCAAAAACACAATGTTTACAAAACTCCAACTTACCGATGCCATGTTTACCAAGATGACCTTGTTTGCTCAGAAGATGCATGCCTTTTTCACTCATATGGCCCAGGCGCATGTGCCATAATTTGGTGACATCATTATCAGGCATGGATGATGATACAGCTGCTGAACCTGTCACAGTAGATCCTTGCAAGATATATAAGCAACCTACGCGGTTACCTTTCAATAAAGGAAGAGAACCTTTATATACTTCAAGGACTCCCACCTTCAGATGAAAACTTGCACCCGAGAGACTCAAGAGTGCCAAGAGAAATTAAGTTCCGCCTCAGATCAGGAACATAGCGGACATTAGCAAAGGTTCTGACAACACCAACATGGGTCTTGATCCGAATAGTTCCTATTCCTGCAACCTTTAATTGGGTGTCATCACCCATTAAGACAAAACCACCATCAAGAGATTCAAAAGTGGTAAATAAGTCCTTATAAGGGCACATATGAAAAGAACATCCGGAGTCAAGAACCCATTCTGTTTTACTCCTCTTATTAGAAGAGACAACACATAAAGTAATGTCACCGTCAGAATCAGCTTCAATATTGGCAGCTTCAGGAGATTGTGGAGTTTTCCCcttttcttgctttttcttcaaGATAAAGCAATCAGAAATCTCGTGCCCAGGTTTCTTGCAATAGCGACAGAGTTTGTTGGATTTGCGTCCCCTTGATTTGGATCTGGACTTTTTGTAACTGGTACTCCCTTTTTCTTGAATTCTACCTCGAACACTTAAGCCCTCACCCTTGTCCACAGAATGAACTTCAAGATCAAACTTTTCTTTGGACAACAAATTAGATTTAACATCCTCAAAGGATAAGGTATCATTGTTTCCATACAACATGATTTCCTTGAAGTGTTTGTAGGTAGAAGGTAAAGAGACAACCAACAAAACAGatttatcttcatcatcaattttAATATCAATGTTTTCCAGATCCAAAATTATAGAGTTAAACTCATCAAGATGAGATTGAATAGGAGTACCTTCAACCATACGGATGGTGTATAAGCGTTCTTTGAGACGAAGCTTGTTTGCGAGGCTCTTCGTCATATATAAGGCTTCTAACTTCAGCCATAATGCGGCGGCGGTCGCTTCACTGGCCACCTCGCGGAGAACCTCTTTTGATAAGCAAAGTTGGATTGTTGAAAGCGCCTTGTCATCCAACTCGTCCCATTGATCGTCAGTCATGGAAGCTGGCTTCTTCGCCTTTCCATCTAAGGTTTTCTTTAATCCGTCCTGAGGAAGAACGGCTTTCATTTGGACTCGCCAAATAGAAAAGCTAATCTTGCCATCAAACTTCTCGATGTCAAATTTAGGAGACATTTTGAAATTCTCAAtaagagctctgataccacttgttaggGTATCAGTGCAATGCGGAAGCACAGGATCGAGATAATTGAGAATTAAAGAGAAGTAAAAGTACAGTGGCAAGAAAAAGAACACACAAGATTTACGTGGAAAAACCCTCCCAATGTGAGAGGTAAAAAACCACGGGCGATCACGAGCAAAGTTCCACTATGTAAAAGGGAGAGTACAACAAATCCTCTTATAGAAATGAGGACAAAGAGAAATATTTTTCTCACAAAATAACTCTCTCAAATGAAACTAGAATTCTCACCAAAAACCAAATGACACGAAACAAGTGTGCCAATGTTTCTTTGAATCCTCTCTCGTGTATATGCACTCTATGTGTGATGCTTCTGAAGCCTTGTCTTTGCAGCAATATATATAGGCATATAACCAATCCTTAAGGGTGAAGCAAAGGAGGCAACAATTGCCACGTAGAAATATAGCAAGGAGGAGGTGTAATGTTTAGAACAAAAATTGTCTTTGTCATGCTTGCTGAATTAAAGGTGAGTCATGCAGATTTGGATGTGGCATGATATGAAGCAATTTAGCAATTGCTTAGTCACCTAAATTCATGATGTATCACAAGCTGGAGGTGGATCAAGAAGCATGAGGTGTAACATGCTTAGAGAGTGGGAGAATTTAGAACCACAATTTCTAACAAGTAAGAACTAGGATAGTAAGTTAAAAGTGGaaatttaattttaacttttcctGAAACCTATGTGGTTAAATATAGCTAATgataaagaataaaaaaaaaaatatatccttTCGAAATAAAGACGAAATGCATGAGTCACATGTGTATAGGGAGCATTTTGACTTGTTTACAATAGTGTATTTTTTAAAGCACATAAATTTATTAAGAATTAAACATCAGCAAAAGATTTTACATAGTTATCATGGACCAAATCCGCAATCCCAACTAGGATATCTTAATCCATGTATAATCTacataagaaaaaaattaaagatgcTATATAATCTGCTAATaggttttttttcctgtttgAGTGGGGCAGGTTATAAGATCAAAAACACTTGAGAAGTTGTATGCAGTCCTGCACTATGATATCCATGTAGGAAAATCCTCTTGCTCTTTGTTTCCACTTTTGAACCATCATCATAGGTCTTGGATTAATGACATACTTTCTAGGAATGGAGATTAAGCGGTTTGAAGATGATGTTTCTAGGAATCAAAAGTCGTATGCAGTCCTGCACTGTGATATCCATGTAGGAAAATCCTGCTTGATGCATCACTAATAAATAGAACTCCCAGTTTGCATTCCCTTacaactttttttcttcttcttttactaactcctctgttttttttatcttcaaaACTAACAGTAACAAAGAGATAAGTTCCAAAATTAATGTCCAACAGGGTTGTTTGTCAGCCAACATCAAAGTGTTCCAACCTCTCAGCATATCTCCTATATCTTTCAACTTTGATTGAACATGTCTGGACCACAGATCTTTTTGAACCTTGATGTGCCACATCTCTGAAGAAAAGTATCCACTTGCATCATTTTAATGCAGATTTTTCAATAGTCTATTTTCTAATTAAACAAGAGGGGTCAGTACAAGAAAAGAATACAATATGAATTGAAAATAGCAcaggaaatgaagaaaaatCAGCTCTAAGCTTGCTCCTTTTCCTTGGTACTCTTAAAATATACAGTagtaattaaaataagaaaaaatgaaatagTATATATTTCCTGATACCTTAAATACAAAGAGATCAAAGTAGAATAGTTTCCTAGTTTGTTaaacaatttttctttttcttgctcTACTCACAACCTGCACAGATTATTAAAGTTTAAAGTAATTGGAGACAGAAAGTGAGTATACAACATCATATATTTACTTGGCATATATGTTTATGGAATGCTAAGAGGGAAGTTCCAGAGCAGGGCATCCTTGGGCATATACACCTGAATCTGTGGGGCATCTAGCTAAAGGGCAGTGATCTGCATCAAGACCCCACCATTCTGGACCAAAAATACCATTAGATTGAAGTGCAAAATAAAGGATCAAACCCATAAAAGCAACTCCAGCATCCAAAGCAGCTGAGAGTATGTAAGTGTGCCTAGCCCACCATGCCTTGAACTTTCTATAAACATAGAAATTGAAGAAGATTCCAACAATGCCCCACATGATGTAATTCACAGACCTCGCTGGTGGGATGCTGGATGCACCTGCAGTGATAATAGGAATGTTAATGAGCTTAATCCACTTTTGGTTGGGAAACCTTCTAGAGAGAAGCCACACTGGAACAGGTGCAAGTAGACCAAATAGGAAAAACCAGTTCATCCCAGGGTAGATACCATCCTTGGTGAACATTCTCTTTGGCCCTACCACTCCCCATATGATGGAAGCATTGTAAAACACATCATCACCAGGGCAGGTCCAAGGACTACCCTTTGGCAACAATGCTTCATCACAAATGTTCTCAATGGATGTGAGAAGCCACCATGCTGTGGCAAAGTGAACAGAAGAAGCAATCACTGTGCCTACTAGCTGCACAACGAACATGGATTTTGGAGCAATTTTCATATAGTGTCCTAATTTGAAATCACCAAGAAAGGCAAGTGCTTGGACCATGCTGATATGGCCATAAGTCTTGAAAGCTACATTAGCAAGAGGCTTTCCTGGGTACATATAACCAATTACCAGCTCTGTGATCACATTAAGACCTGAGCTCATGTTTGTTGTTGCTTGAATGACCCCAATTGGCAAGGTGAAAACTGATGCAATTGCTAGAGAAAGCAAGACTCCCCACCATGGAAGTTGGAGCTGCTTGCCAAAGCCTTCACAAGCTACCAAGGCCATCATGACCATCAGAATCAAAATGGAGACAAACCACCATTCAGGGACCTGTTCATAGTTTTTCTTCATGATTCTTGTATGCACGTCTCCGAGCTGCGCTTTTACCGCACTTGCTGTCTTCTTCCACATCTGGAAAATCATTTTTCCATGGAAGAGGGCAACATGTGAAATCGTGGCAGTCAGAGTTGCAAAACTCAGTCCATAACCAAATGCAAATGTGATACTAAGATAGATCTTGCTATAATTGTTGTAACTGTCCATATCAATGTCAAAAGATTTGGGGTTTAGAATCCGAGTAACGTTATATGTTTCACCAGTGGAGTCAAATGTGTGAGAACTAATAAGGGGGAACTTCTTAGCATCATATAAATTGGTCCAATAGGAGAGTGGAATCACAACATATATAAACAGAACAAACCCAGCTAATGAGTTCATGATGGCAAAGCCAGGCACAGCCAAAGGGCTTCCTAAGAAGCCAGCCACAGTGTTCCAATCAAGGGCAAATGAGCCGATTCCAAGGCCTTTCATGCCTGAACCGATCTGTTGTGCGGTGATGGAGTCTTTCCAAATCAAGCAAACAAAGGAGATGGTTGATAATGTTTGGAAAAAGTACCCGGGAACGATATAATACGCGAAGCTCGCTACGAAGACTAGGAAAAAGTATTGCAGCCTTGTGCTTCCTCCTTTAggccttttttctttttcatgaaATGCCCTGAAGAGTGACACCTGCACAAGGTTTTCAGGCCACCACATGTAAGGGGAGTCAACAAGGAATTTTCTGAAAATCCCAGCCCATCCATACCCAAGCATCTGTGTTGATAGTGCTAACAAATAAGCAGCTACAGGGTGGATGCTTCTATGATAGAAAGCCTTCACAATTGTGATGATGTTGATTGCATAAACACCACTTGATCCAGAGCTAGCAAATATGGTGATCAGAACATGTTCCTTCAAAGAGAATGGCCCTGGATTCAGTGAAAAAGACCAGGTTGTGAATGGGACTTGAATTGATCTTGTGGGAAGTGTTGCAGCCATCAATTTCCCAAGTGGGAGTGTAATAATCTGAGCTGCAACAGAAGATATTTTCAGAGGGTTGGTTCTGTAGTCCAAAAATTGGTTTACAAATGCAAGGAGCACACATGATGCTAACCCTAGAATCCATGTCCTAAATGTTAGAGCTGGCTGTGTAGGGTCATCTGTGATTGGAACTGTTAGCCTCACTTGCTCAATTGGAGAGTCATTAACGTTGTATTGATCTTTATCTGCATCCTCTATGTTAGACACTCCTCTGCTTGATGTAGCTCCCTAACAGAGAAAATTGAAAGGAACAACAATCATTATGAAGCAATGCCATAACTAGTCTTTGAAAGTAAAATGATCTTCATAGTCATTCTAATCTACCAATATAACCTATTTCAATAGTTGCAATTAGACTGCATAAAACTGACATAAATATGTATACTCAGGTGCAAAGGTCTCAGAAATTTCAAGGCTTTAATTTTAGCAGAGATAGATAAACCCATGTGACATTAGACATGAATAAACATGAAAATTATGAGTAGGCATTAGATAATTGGAGGGGGGGAGTGGAAGTAAAGTAAGCACCTTCTCTGAGTCAAGAAGAGGGGCTGTAATGGATATGAATTGCTGTGAAGAATGAGGTGATGCTTTCTCCTCCATTGCTGCTGTGTAAGGATTGCAGTTGCAGAACAAAGGTGCTTTTTGGAACTTTTTGATGTGAGACTTGCTCAAATCTTAATTTTAACCTGATTAATAACTGTCAATTCAATTGAGTAAGAAATTCAAGGTTGTTGTTGCATGAACCTGGACAATATCCACGACCAGAAGCAAGCAAGGTCAACTAGCTCATGTGCCATTGATTTCATGATTGGTTAAGTAAGTTAGTTAGCCGCTTTGATTATATGGGGCTCCACTACCATGTATGTGACAAGCACGAACCACCATAAATATATTGTACACCCTCCCCTCCGtttaaaaattagttttttagattcattgaataaatgatgtatgtgatcATTATTCAATGaatataaaaattgatttttactTATAATTGTGACCGGAAGCCGGAAGGTGTAATTTGTAAATACTCTCCTACCTGTGGCAATGTGAACAGAATCAACACATGAGAattcattttcttcaacttcaCATTTTTCTGATAGAGGTGTTTCCACACCCAGTCCGCAAGATATTTCACTTACCATTGTTTTGATTGAGCTTATAAAATTAGAAAACCTTCTCTCCTTTGATATTGTTGGTTATGTTAGCGAGTTTTGATTCATTTAGATTGcactttctcttcttctatTATCTCTCTACTATTTCATATCATCGTTTAAAATCTCACATTGACTACATATATGGTGAAAAATATTCCTTAAAAAAGTAGAGCAACGGTTAcatctaagctagcttttgagtAAAGTTCGTTCTGACCCACATTCTAAAATAGGGAACTACTTTTTGCACACCCTAAAGTTAATATTAGCACACCTCAAAACTCTTTATTTCTTATAATATCTCTATTCAATTAAAAGtgaaaatatgaatttttttcttccagaagtgtaatattttttcttccaaaattgaaatttacaaaaaaatattaCCTTCCGAAGTTTAAATTCTAGAAGCTACTTTTTTTCAACTTCTagaagtatattttttttttcttttgaaagtgTACAACTTTTGCTTCCGGATGTTTAAGTTCCTAAAGTGTTATCCACAAGAAAAGAAATTTACACTTCAAGCTCAAGCTACAAAAGgtatttttttcttcctatgaGTCGTTATGAGTCGTTACAAGCACAACATTATTTTCTGCTATATGAATAACAGGAAGAACAGATGTTATCATCAAATGTCTAAATCATGTATTACAGTAAGACTCTGCCTCACGGTAATCACTGCAAAGTTAAAGGTAAAAATTACCAGTGTCAAATTTCTGCAAAAATCCAAAATACCATTGAAGATAGATAACAACATAATACATCAAGTAGGTAATCCTCACTAGTATACAATACAAGATC
This is a stretch of genomic DNA from Lotus japonicus ecotype B-129 chromosome 1, LjGifu_v1.2. It encodes these proteins:
- the LOC130730655 gene encoding oligopeptide transporter 5-like isoform X1, with protein sequence MEEKASPHSSQQFISITAPLLDSEKGATSSRGVSNIEDADKDQYNVNDSPIEQVRLTVPITDDPTQPALTFRTWILGLASCVLLAFVNQFLDYRTNPLKISSVAAQIITLPLGKLMAATLPTRSIQVPFTTWSFSLNPGPFSLKEHVLITIFASSGSSGVYAINIITIVKAFYHRSIHPVAAYLLALSTQMLGYGWAGIFRKFLVDSPYMWWPENLVQVSLFRAFHEKEKRPKGGSTRLQYFFLVFVASFAYYIVPGYFFQTLSTISFVCLIWKDSITAQQIGSGMKGLGIGSFALDWNTVAGFLGSPLAVPGFAIMNSLAGFVLFIYVVIPLSYWTNLYDAKKFPLISSHTFDSTGETYNVTRILNPKSFDIDMDSYNNYSKIYLSITFAFGYGLSFATLTATISHVALFHGKMIFQMWKKTASAVKAQLGDVHTRIMKKNYEQVPEWWFVSILILMVMMALVACEGFGKQLQLPWWGVLLSLAIASVFTLPIGVIQATTNMSSGLNVITELVIGYMYPGKPLANVAFKTYGHISMVQALAFLGDFKLGHYMKIAPKSMFVVQLVGTVIASSVHFATAWWLLTSIENICDEALLPKGSPWTCPGDDVFYNASIIWGVVGPKRMFTKDGIYPGMNWFFLFGLLAPVPVWLLSRRFPNQKWIKLINIPIITAGASSIPPARSVNYIMWGIVGIFFNFYVYRKFKAWWARHTYILSAALDAGVAFMGLILYFALQSNGIFGPEWWGLDADHCPLARCPTDSGVYAQGCPALELPS
- the LOC130730655 gene encoding oligopeptide transporter 1-like isoform X2 — protein: MAATLPTRSIQVPFTTWSFSLNPGPFSLKEHVLITIFASSGSSGVYAINIITIVKAFYHRSIHPVAAYLLALSTQMLGYGWAGIFRKFLVDSPYMWWPENLVQVSLFRAFHEKEKRPKGGSTRLQYFFLVFVASFAYYIVPGYFFQTLSTISFVCLIWKDSITAQQIGSGMKGLGIGSFALDWNTVAGFLGSPLAVPGFAIMNSLAGFVLFIYVVIPLSYWTNLYDAKKFPLISSHTFDSTGETYNVTRILNPKSFDIDMDSYNNYSKIYLSITFAFGYGLSFATLTATISHVALFHGKMIFQMWKKTASAVKAQLGDVHTRIMKKNYEQVPEWWFVSILILMVMMALVACEGFGKQLQLPWWGVLLSLAIASVFTLPIGVIQATTNMSSGLNVITELVIGYMYPGKPLANVAFKTYGHISMVQALAFLGDFKLGHYMKIAPKSMFVVQLVGTVIASSVHFATAWWLLTSIENICDEALLPKGSPWTCPGDDVFYNASIIWGVVGPKRMFTKDGIYPGMNWFFLFGLLAPVPVWLLSRRFPNQKWIKLINIPIITAGASSIPPARSVNYIMWGIVGIFFNFYVYRKFKAWWARHTYILSAALDAGVAFMGLILYFALQSNGIFGPEWWGLDADHCPLARCPTDSGVYAQGCPALELPS